The Synchiropus splendidus isolate RoL2022-P1 chromosome 1, RoL_Sspl_1.0, whole genome shotgun sequence genome includes a window with the following:
- the LOC128752370 gene encoding alkaline phosphatase-like, with amino-acid sequence MARTYGGFMILVLVHSALCVKAKEQELHADYWNNKAKQALHTALNVQPNVQQAKNLILFLGDGMGVPTVTAARILKGQLAGESGEEHSLNMDTFPHLALSKTYNVDQQMPDSAGTATAYLCGVKANYGTVGVTAANPRGNCSATSGNEVYSILHRAKNAGKSVGIVTTTRVQHASPAASYAHSADRGWYADSYLPSEAVANGCRDIAYQLVYNTEIDVILGGGRQYMYPKTAADPEYPGSTGDRLDGKNLAAEWLSKRKGAQYVWNKTKFDAIDPASTDFLMGLFEPKDCRYELDRDPNMDPSLTEMTEKAIRILSRNPKGFFLFVEDKGRIDHAHHSSKAKKAMYETVEFDRAIGRAAELTSELDTLTVVTADHSHVFAFGGNSPRGNSVTGVSSKVADDDKRFTTAVYGNGPGFSIVNGSRPDVNSTISSENDYRQQSPVLLDSETHGIEDVAIFAKGPMSHLFHGVQEQNYIAHVLAFAACIDPYEECRLPNHAGSISPSLLLLLMSLLPLPFSFTV; translated from the exons ATGGCTCGGACTTATGGTGGATTCATGATTTTGGTTTTAGTGCATTCAGCGTTGTGCGTGAAAG CTAAAGAGCAAGAGCTTCATGCAGATTACTGGAACAACAAAGCCAAGCAGGCGCTTCACACGGCCCTGAATGTTCAGCCGAACGTGCAACAGGCCAAAAACCTCATCCTGTTTTTGGGGGACG GCATGGGTGTCCCGACAGTCACCGCTGCCCGTATTCTCAAGGGGCAGTTGGCGGGGGAATCTGGAGAGGAGCACAGCCTCAACATGGACACCTTCCCTCACTTGGCCCTGTCAAAG ACCTATAACGTGGACCAGCAGATGCCAGACAGCGCTGGTACAGCCACAGCCTACTTGTGCGGAGTGAAGGCCAACTATGGGACGGTTGGTGTGACGGCTGCCAACCCCAGGGGCAACTGCAGCGCCACGTCAGGAAATGAAGTGTACTCCATTCTACACCGTGCCAAAAACGCAG GGAAGTCCGTCGGAATCGTCACCACAACCCGAGTGCAGCACGCTTCTCCTGCCGCTTCCTACGCTCACAGTGCCGACAGGGGCTGGTACGCAGATTCGTACCTGCCAAGCGAAGCCGTGGCAAACGGCTGCCGGGACATCGCCTACCAGCTAGTTTACAACACTGAAATCGAC GTCATCCTCGGTGGTGGGCGTCAGTACATGTATCCCAAAACTGCTGCCGACCCAGAATATCCCGGCAGCACCGGAGACAGGCTCGACGGGAAAAATCTTGCTGCAGAATGGTTGTCCAAGAGAAAG ggagCTCAATATGTGTGGAACAAAACGAAATTTGATGCCATTGACCCTGCGAGCACAGACTTCCTCATGG GTCTTTTTGAGCCCAAAGATTGCCGTTATGAGCTGGACCGGGATCCAAACATGGATCCATCCCTCACTGAAATGACAGAGAAAGCCATCAGGATTCTCAGCAGAAACCCCAAAGGCTTTTTCCTTTTCGTGGAAGATAA GGGGAGAATTGATCACGCACACCACTCATCCAAAGCCAAGAAAGCCATGTATGAAACGGTGGAGTTTGACCGGGCCATAGGCCGCGCGGCAGAACTGACCAGTGAGCTGGACACTTTGACAGTGGTCACTGCTGACCACTCGCACGTCTTCGCCTTCGGAGGCAACTCTCCCAGGGGGAACTCTGTGACAG GGGTCAGCAGCAAAGTGGCCGACGACGACAAGCGCTTCACCACGGCTGTGTATGGAAATGGACCGGGCTTCTCGATAGTCAACGGCAGTCGACCCGACGTAAACAGCACTATTTCTT CTGAAAATGACTACCGTCAGCAGTCTCCCGTGCTTCTTGACTCAGAGACCCATGGCATTGAGGATGTGGCCATCTTTGCGAAAGGCCCAATGTCTCACCTCTTCCACGGCGTTCAGGAGCAGAACTACATTGCCCATGTTCTGGCCTTTGCTGCCTGCATCGATCCTTATGAGGAGTGTCGTCTCCCAAACCATGCTGGATCCATCAGCCCCAGTTTGCTGCTTCTCCTCATGAGCCTCCTTCCACTGCCTTTCTCTTTCACTGTTTAA
- the ankle1 gene encoding ankyrin repeat and LEM domain-containing protein 1 isoform X2, whose amino-acid sequence MHLHYFSHVAMKSVQLLLSRGASPDLVGSQGVAAIHLAVGKETEKNTQCLKMLLRHGANPNIRSAEGLTPLHVAAVWGCYQNLKLLLMNGGNPNLKDYEGNTPTDLAKQQENRKCAHLLQEHLMMPVETEDDALPQFEYSMLSDQTDVSSCPQSDCSFASSLMSDFGEAALSSTRRSSFFNLSNINTRQSFRGMSSTRLSDMNSEQLPRQSWSRSALWPSEGTSLLSSTRMSALPPLTEPLSHNNRVSPSRRDTLPAFTCRPVSRKSVSFRDVDDYFPVFSPESPKQRQSVDNNISFDLSEYPGFLDSERLTTVLHKHQGVDVTSPDHAYVFWRESSEEEMEKTVISLCKDSVDCEDERIRESERSPAAHPAGGSSSSGTNGSNYSSCESDHYTSALELPLHTRPTLLSEKPDHVVVTVELDVVDPAGPDTEAKVLVKDNEKDSQSVHSHINDDLVDKVHGNEDVNSSENPSELPFTPSPFVTGRTRSRLSRCSIRTGFEMSSLFEESLPTPVRTHRQTPKSQSNFYSSPHAPCCSTNGVSAGSEPSSESFPNTQSSTLQATLSNSQADTIILSQTASDSVESQTVCDTVILEDNLETSTEAYERNLEEVIRAIKGNEVFQGDDFLTDDLTSTDETNIEVGNVPNGNAEVKDEVWLTEDCGSQTESSTSSSSYFSPKRSRGSSDLPSTPGTGCTPRYSMSRLSRHSLPLNPANLSYTPGGRPHIPDVDQPVEYLYTDTEQGHELIETHIPPMSNASFCSNVSSSEDTVVYDWRTMQKEMKEMKENHGPRGEGAPEEGGDPENKSVIAVVKGLTDKELRLRLKELGENPGPINSRTRPTYIKRLCRLLQESDLQPSALDKQPQKGLGYSPELNLAIQTFKIPDCQEDEQALCQQFDQPDQNRKWREGIIKSSFNYLLLDPRVTDNLPFRSRTMTQQECFQTFVRAIFYVGKGKRSRPYSHLYEALEYFRGDKTSKKLCRKVQHILQVWGANQGVISLHCFQNVIPVEAYTREASMVEAIGLKMLTNQKRGDFYGVVSNWQAKRKRQLGVHLLYRAMQIFLAEGERQLRPADIRQ is encoded by the exons ATGCATCTGCACTACTTCAGTCATGTTGCTATGAA ATCTGTGCAGCTACTTTTGTCCAGGGGTGCGAGCCCAGACCTGGTTGGCAGTCAGGGGGTCGCTGCCATCCACCTGGCTGTTGGCAAAGAGACCGAGAAGAACACACAATGCCTGAAAATGTTGCTTCGTCATGGAGCAAACCCAAACATCAG ATCGGCTGAGGGTTTGACTCCACTTCATGTCGCTGCTGTGTGGGGTTGTTACCAAAATCTAAAGTTGCTCCTGATGAATGGAGGAAATCCAAACCTGAAAGATTAT GAGGGAAATACACCCACAGACCTCGCAAAGCAGCAGGAGAATCGAAAATGTGCTCACCTACTTCAAGAGCATCTCATGATGCCAGTGGAAACAGAAGACGACGCGCTGCCTCAATTTGAGTACT CCATGTTGTCTGACCAGACAGACGTGTCCAGTTGTCCTCAGTCGGACTGCAGCTTCGCCTCATCTCTGATGAGTGACTTTGGTGAGGCCGCACTGAGCAGCACGAGACGCTCATCCTTTTTTAACCTCTCCAACATTAACACAAGGCAAAGTTTCAGAGGAATGTCCAGCACAAGACTCTCTGACATGAACAGTGAGCAACTTCCACGTCAGTCCTGGAGCAGGTCTGCGCTGTGGCCTTCTGAAGGAACCTCTCTGTTATCCAGCACTCGGATGTCAGCACTTCCACCTCTAACCGAACCACTGTCTCACAACAATCGTGTCTCTCCTTCGAGAAGAGACACTCTTCCTGCTTTCACATGCCGACCAGTGAGCCGTAAGAGTGTCAGCTTCAGGGATGTGGATGATTATTTCCCGGTCTTCAGTCCGGAATCACCAAAACAGCGGCAATCTGTTGATAACAACATTTCCTTTGACCTCTCGGAGTATCCTGGCTTCCTGGATTCGGAACGTTTGACCACAGTTTTGCACAAACATCAGGGCGTGGACGTCACGTCACCGGATCATGCTTATGTGTTCTGGAGAgagagcagcgaggaggagatggagaaaaCCGTCATTAGTCTCTGTAAAGACTCGGTGGACTGTGAAGATGAACGCATTAGGGAGAGTGAGAGAAGTCCCGCAGCtcatccagcagggggcagcagcagcagcgggacCAACGGGAGTAATTACAGCAGTTGTGAGAGTGACCATTACACCAGCGCGCTTGAACTTCCTCTGCACACTAGACCCACATTACTGTCAGAAAAGCCCGATCACGTTGTTGTAACTGTTGAACTGGACGTTGTTGATCCTGCTggtcctgacacagaagctaaAGTTCTTGTTAAGGACAATGAGAAAGACTCCCAGTCTGTCCATAGTCATATAAATGATGATCTTGTAGATAAAGTCCACGGCAATGAAGACGTGAATTCATCTGAGAATCCATCTGAACTTCCATTCACGCCGAGTCCCTTTGTGACGGGAAGAACACGATCCAGATTGAGCCGCTGCTCTATAAGAACCGGTTTTGAGATGTCATCCCTTTTTGAAGAAAGTCTCCCGACGCCCGTGCGCACACATAGGCAGACGCCAAAGTCTCAGAGCAACTTTTACAGCTCGCCCCACGCACCATGTTGCTCAACAAATGGCGTCAGTGCAGGATCAGAACCATCGTCAGAATCCTTCCCAAACACACAGTCCAGCACCTTGCAAGCGACGCTGAGCAACAGTCAGGCTGATACCATCATTCTGTCCCAGACTGCCAGCGATTCTGTTGAATCCCAGACCGTCTGTGACACCGTGATCCTGGAAGATAATCTGGAAACCTCGACTGAAGCGTACGAAAGAAACCTGGAGGAGGTTATTCGAGCCATCAAAGGAAATGAAGTTTTCCAGGGCGATGACTTCCTGACCGATGATTTGACCAGTACAGATGAGACCAACATAGAGGTGGGAAACGTTCCGAATGGAAACGCCGAGGTAAAGGATGAAGTGTGGCTGACCGAGGACTGCGGCTCTCAAACAGAGTCTTCCACGTCAAGCTCTTCCTATTTCTCCCCGAAAAGATCCAGGGGAAGCTCAGACCTGCCGTCCACACCAGGCACAGGCTGCACCCCGAGGTACAGCATGAGCCGACTGTCCCGTCACAGCCTCCCTCTTAACCCAGCTAACCTGTCCTACACACCTGGAGGTCGCCCACACATCCCGGACGTGGACCAGCCAGTGGAGTACCTCTACACCGACACGGAGCAGGGCCACGAGCTGATCGAGACCCACATACCACCAATGTCCAACGCCTCCTTCTGCTCCAATGTGAGCAGCTCAGAGGACACTGTTGTTTACGACTGGAGGACCATGCAGAAGGAGATGAAAGAGATGAAGGAGAATCACGGCCCACGAGGAGAGGGAGCCCCCGAGGAGGGAGGCGATCCAGAAAATAAAAGCGTTATCGCAGTCGTGAAAGGGTTGACAGACAAGGAGCTGAGACTGAGGCTGAAAGAGCTTGGCGAGAATCCGGGCCCCATCAACAGCCGCACCCGGCCGACCTACATCAAGAGGCTGTGTCGACTGCTGCAGGAGTCCGACCTCCAACCCTCAGCTCTGGATAAGCAGCCGCAGAAAG GTTTAGGCTACAGTCCAGAACTGAACCTGGCAATTCAGACTTTCAAGATACCAGACTGCCAGGAGGACGAACAAGCGCTGTGTCAGCAGTTTGATCAACCGGATCAGAACCGGAAGTGGCGGGAAGGCATCATCAAGTCCAGCTTCAACTACCTGCTGCTTGACCCCAG AGTGACCGAcaacctccccttccggagtcGCACCATGACGCAGCAGGAATGTTTCCAGACGTTTGTCCGCGCCATATTCTACGTGGGGAAAGGGAAGCGCTCCCGCCCCTACAGCCACCTCTACGAGGCGCTGGAGTACTTCAGAGGGGACAAGACGTCGAAG AAACTTTGCCGCAAAGTCCAGCACATCCTGCAGGTGTGGGGCGCCAACCAGGGCGTGATCTCGCTGCACTGCTTCCAGAACGTCATCCCAGTGGAGGCGTACACCCGAGAGGCCAGCATGGTGGAGGCCATAG GGCTGAAGATGCTGACCAACCAGAAGCGAGGAGACTTCTACGGCGTGGTGTCCAACTGGCAGGCCAAGAGGAAGCGCCAGCTGGGCGTCCACCTCCTGTACCGGGCCATGCAGATCTTCCTGGCCGAGGGAGAGAGGCAGCTCCGACCGGCTGACATCAGACAGTGA
- the alpi.1 gene encoding alkaline phosphatase, intestinal, tandem duplicate 1, which yields MPASQCRATDLLLILLGPVLLRGAATMESQAYPDEEQYEQEREAAYWDAQARTTLDAALKLRPREHRAKNIILFLGDGMGVSTVSAARILQGQMEGRSGEETMLAMDTFPYVALSKTYSVDKQVADSASTATAYHCGVKANAKTVGLSARAVAYECNTTFGNEVFSVLRRAKAQGKSVGIVTTTRVQHASPAAAYAHSVSRSWYSDADLPASARKQGCVDISTQLVTNVDIDVILGGGRMYMTPKGTPDPEYPTSNSRKGDRKDKKNLIDVWLRAKPNKKSSYVWHKKDFDAINVKNTDRLMGLFEAKDMRFENFRNETRDPSIVEMTEKAIQILSKNPKGYYLFVEGGRIDHGHHDGVAKHALTEAVMFDHAIRRATQMTKESDTLTVVTADHSHVFTFGGNTPRGNPIFGLAPKKAGDRMPFTSILYANGPGYIHINGTRENITMVDYYDEEYMQQAAVPLEAETHGGEDVAIYAKGPMAHLFHGVKEQNYVAHVMAYAACLEPYTDCPPHPHSHTSAGRVNTPSRLLFVLLSVTWLLR from the exons ATGCCGGCGAGTCAGTGCAGGGCCACAGATCTGCTGCTCATCCTTCTGGGCCCCGTGTTGCTGCGTGGAGCTGCCACAATGGAGAGTCAAG CATATCCAGATGAGGAGCAGTATGAGCAGGAAAGAGAAGCAGCCTATTGGGATGCACAGGCCAGAACAACTCTGGATGCTGCCCTCAAACTCCGTCCTCGAGAGCACCGGGCCAAGAACATCATTCTCTTCCTGGGCGATG GAATGGGCGTGTCTACGGTGTCAGCGGCCAGGATCCTGCAGGGTCAGATGGAAGGGAGGTCCGGGGAGGAGACGATGTTGGCCATGGACACCTTCCCATACGTGGCTCTATCGAAG ACCTACAGTGTGGACAAGCAGGTCGCGGATAGCGCTAGCACGGCAACAGCCTACCACTGTGGGGTGAAGGCCAACGCTAAGACAGTCGGACTCAGTGCCAGAGCAGTAGCGTACGAGTGCAACACCACATTCGGGAACGAGGTCTTCTCCGTGCTACGACGAGCAAAGGCACAAG GTAAATCTGTGGGGATAGTGACAACCACTCGGGTCCAACACGCCTCTCCGGCAGCCGCATACGCACATTCGGTCAGTCGCAGCTGGTACAGCGACGCCGATCTTCCGGCCAGCGCTCGCAAGCAAGGATGTGTGGACATCTCTACACAACTGGTCACCAATGTCGACATTGAT GTTATTTTGGGCGGAGGAAGAATGTACATGACACCTAAAGGGACCCCTGATCCAGAATATCCAACATCAAACTCTCGTAAAGGAGATCGCAAGGACAAGAAGAACCTTATAGACGTGTGGCTCCGGGCGAAACCT aatAAGAAATCGAGCTACGTTTGGCACAAAAAAGATTTTGACGCGATAAACGTAAAAAATACAGATAGGCTCATGG GTCTGTTTGAAGCAAAGGACATGAGATTTGAGAATTTTCGGAATGAAACACGGGACCCCTCCATTGTTGAAATGACGGAGAAGGCCATCCAAATCCTCAGCAAGAATCCCAAAGGGTACTACCTGTTTGTGGAAG GAGGGAGAATTGATCATGGCCACCACGACGGCGTCGCCAAGCATGCTCTGACAGAAGCTGTGATGTTTGACCACGCCATCAGGCGAGCCACACAGATGACCAAAGAATCCGACACCTTGACTGTGGTCACTGCGGACCACTCGCACGTCTTCACCTTTGGTGGGAACACGCCCAGAGGGAATCCGATCTTTG GCCTCGCACCAAAAAAAGCTGGAGACCGTATGCCTTTCACCAGCATTCTTTACGCCAACGGGCCCGGCTACATCCACATTAATGGAACCAGAGAAAACATCACCATGGTGGATTACT ACGATGAGGAGTACATGCAGCAGGCTGCCGTCCCACTGGAGGCAGAGACGCACGGTGGAGAAGACGTGGCCATCTACGCCAAAGGCCCGATGGCACACTTGTTTCACGGGGTGAAGGAGCAGAACTACGTTGCTCATGTCATGGCCTATGCCGCTTGTTTGGAGCCATACACAGActgtcctcctcatcctcacagcCACACTTCCGCGGGGCGCGTCAATACACCGTCCCGCCTGCTGTTTGTACTTTTAAGTGTCACCTGGTTGCTCAGATGA
- the ankle1 gene encoding ankyrin repeat and LEM domain-containing protein 1 isoform X1, translating to MDRKTRRLASELCKAVNDEEPRSVQLLLSRGASPDLVGSQGVAAIHLAVGKETEKNTQCLKMLLRHGANPNIRSAEGLTPLHVAAVWGCYQNLKLLLMNGGNPNLKDYEGNTPTDLAKQQENRKCAHLLQEHLMMPVETEDDALPQFEYSMLSDQTDVSSCPQSDCSFASSLMSDFGEAALSSTRRSSFFNLSNINTRQSFRGMSSTRLSDMNSEQLPRQSWSRSALWPSEGTSLLSSTRMSALPPLTEPLSHNNRVSPSRRDTLPAFTCRPVSRKSVSFRDVDDYFPVFSPESPKQRQSVDNNISFDLSEYPGFLDSERLTTVLHKHQGVDVTSPDHAYVFWRESSEEEMEKTVISLCKDSVDCEDERIRESERSPAAHPAGGSSSSGTNGSNYSSCESDHYTSALELPLHTRPTLLSEKPDHVVVTVELDVVDPAGPDTEAKVLVKDNEKDSQSVHSHINDDLVDKVHGNEDVNSSENPSELPFTPSPFVTGRTRSRLSRCSIRTGFEMSSLFEESLPTPVRTHRQTPKSQSNFYSSPHAPCCSTNGVSAGSEPSSESFPNTQSSTLQATLSNSQADTIILSQTASDSVESQTVCDTVILEDNLETSTEAYERNLEEVIRAIKGNEVFQGDDFLTDDLTSTDETNIEVGNVPNGNAEVKDEVWLTEDCGSQTESSTSSSSYFSPKRSRGSSDLPSTPGTGCTPRYSMSRLSRHSLPLNPANLSYTPGGRPHIPDVDQPVEYLYTDTEQGHELIETHIPPMSNASFCSNVSSSEDTVVYDWRTMQKEMKEMKENHGPRGEGAPEEGGDPENKSVIAVVKGLTDKELRLRLKELGENPGPINSRTRPTYIKRLCRLLQESDLQPSALDKQPQKGLGYSPELNLAIQTFKIPDCQEDEQALCQQFDQPDQNRKWREGIIKSSFNYLLLDPRVTDNLPFRSRTMTQQECFQTFVRAIFYVGKGKRSRPYSHLYEALEYFRGDKTSKKLCRKVQHILQVWGANQGVISLHCFQNVIPVEAYTREASMVEAIGLKMLTNQKRGDFYGVVSNWQAKRKRQLGVHLLYRAMQIFLAEGERQLRPADIRQ from the exons ATGGACCGAAAAACAAGACGTCTGGCGAGCGAGCTGTGCAAAGCTGTGAACGATGAGGAACCGAG ATCTGTGCAGCTACTTTTGTCCAGGGGTGCGAGCCCAGACCTGGTTGGCAGTCAGGGGGTCGCTGCCATCCACCTGGCTGTTGGCAAAGAGACCGAGAAGAACACACAATGCCTGAAAATGTTGCTTCGTCATGGAGCAAACCCAAACATCAG ATCGGCTGAGGGTTTGACTCCACTTCATGTCGCTGCTGTGTGGGGTTGTTACCAAAATCTAAAGTTGCTCCTGATGAATGGAGGAAATCCAAACCTGAAAGATTAT GAGGGAAATACACCCACAGACCTCGCAAAGCAGCAGGAGAATCGAAAATGTGCTCACCTACTTCAAGAGCATCTCATGATGCCAGTGGAAACAGAAGACGACGCGCTGCCTCAATTTGAGTACT CCATGTTGTCTGACCAGACAGACGTGTCCAGTTGTCCTCAGTCGGACTGCAGCTTCGCCTCATCTCTGATGAGTGACTTTGGTGAGGCCGCACTGAGCAGCACGAGACGCTCATCCTTTTTTAACCTCTCCAACATTAACACAAGGCAAAGTTTCAGAGGAATGTCCAGCACAAGACTCTCTGACATGAACAGTGAGCAACTTCCACGTCAGTCCTGGAGCAGGTCTGCGCTGTGGCCTTCTGAAGGAACCTCTCTGTTATCCAGCACTCGGATGTCAGCACTTCCACCTCTAACCGAACCACTGTCTCACAACAATCGTGTCTCTCCTTCGAGAAGAGACACTCTTCCTGCTTTCACATGCCGACCAGTGAGCCGTAAGAGTGTCAGCTTCAGGGATGTGGATGATTATTTCCCGGTCTTCAGTCCGGAATCACCAAAACAGCGGCAATCTGTTGATAACAACATTTCCTTTGACCTCTCGGAGTATCCTGGCTTCCTGGATTCGGAACGTTTGACCACAGTTTTGCACAAACATCAGGGCGTGGACGTCACGTCACCGGATCATGCTTATGTGTTCTGGAGAgagagcagcgaggaggagatggagaaaaCCGTCATTAGTCTCTGTAAAGACTCGGTGGACTGTGAAGATGAACGCATTAGGGAGAGTGAGAGAAGTCCCGCAGCtcatccagcagggggcagcagcagcagcgggacCAACGGGAGTAATTACAGCAGTTGTGAGAGTGACCATTACACCAGCGCGCTTGAACTTCCTCTGCACACTAGACCCACATTACTGTCAGAAAAGCCCGATCACGTTGTTGTAACTGTTGAACTGGACGTTGTTGATCCTGCTggtcctgacacagaagctaaAGTTCTTGTTAAGGACAATGAGAAAGACTCCCAGTCTGTCCATAGTCATATAAATGATGATCTTGTAGATAAAGTCCACGGCAATGAAGACGTGAATTCATCTGAGAATCCATCTGAACTTCCATTCACGCCGAGTCCCTTTGTGACGGGAAGAACACGATCCAGATTGAGCCGCTGCTCTATAAGAACCGGTTTTGAGATGTCATCCCTTTTTGAAGAAAGTCTCCCGACGCCCGTGCGCACACATAGGCAGACGCCAAAGTCTCAGAGCAACTTTTACAGCTCGCCCCACGCACCATGTTGCTCAACAAATGGCGTCAGTGCAGGATCAGAACCATCGTCAGAATCCTTCCCAAACACACAGTCCAGCACCTTGCAAGCGACGCTGAGCAACAGTCAGGCTGATACCATCATTCTGTCCCAGACTGCCAGCGATTCTGTTGAATCCCAGACCGTCTGTGACACCGTGATCCTGGAAGATAATCTGGAAACCTCGACTGAAGCGTACGAAAGAAACCTGGAGGAGGTTATTCGAGCCATCAAAGGAAATGAAGTTTTCCAGGGCGATGACTTCCTGACCGATGATTTGACCAGTACAGATGAGACCAACATAGAGGTGGGAAACGTTCCGAATGGAAACGCCGAGGTAAAGGATGAAGTGTGGCTGACCGAGGACTGCGGCTCTCAAACAGAGTCTTCCACGTCAAGCTCTTCCTATTTCTCCCCGAAAAGATCCAGGGGAAGCTCAGACCTGCCGTCCACACCAGGCACAGGCTGCACCCCGAGGTACAGCATGAGCCGACTGTCCCGTCACAGCCTCCCTCTTAACCCAGCTAACCTGTCCTACACACCTGGAGGTCGCCCACACATCCCGGACGTGGACCAGCCAGTGGAGTACCTCTACACCGACACGGAGCAGGGCCACGAGCTGATCGAGACCCACATACCACCAATGTCCAACGCCTCCTTCTGCTCCAATGTGAGCAGCTCAGAGGACACTGTTGTTTACGACTGGAGGACCATGCAGAAGGAGATGAAAGAGATGAAGGAGAATCACGGCCCACGAGGAGAGGGAGCCCCCGAGGAGGGAGGCGATCCAGAAAATAAAAGCGTTATCGCAGTCGTGAAAGGGTTGACAGACAAGGAGCTGAGACTGAGGCTGAAAGAGCTTGGCGAGAATCCGGGCCCCATCAACAGCCGCACCCGGCCGACCTACATCAAGAGGCTGTGTCGACTGCTGCAGGAGTCCGACCTCCAACCCTCAGCTCTGGATAAGCAGCCGCAGAAAG GTTTAGGCTACAGTCCAGAACTGAACCTGGCAATTCAGACTTTCAAGATACCAGACTGCCAGGAGGACGAACAAGCGCTGTGTCAGCAGTTTGATCAACCGGATCAGAACCGGAAGTGGCGGGAAGGCATCATCAAGTCCAGCTTCAACTACCTGCTGCTTGACCCCAG AGTGACCGAcaacctccccttccggagtcGCACCATGACGCAGCAGGAATGTTTCCAGACGTTTGTCCGCGCCATATTCTACGTGGGGAAAGGGAAGCGCTCCCGCCCCTACAGCCACCTCTACGAGGCGCTGGAGTACTTCAGAGGGGACAAGACGTCGAAG AAACTTTGCCGCAAAGTCCAGCACATCCTGCAGGTGTGGGGCGCCAACCAGGGCGTGATCTCGCTGCACTGCTTCCAGAACGTCATCCCAGTGGAGGCGTACACCCGAGAGGCCAGCATGGTGGAGGCCATAG GGCTGAAGATGCTGACCAACCAGAAGCGAGGAGACTTCTACGGCGTGGTGTCCAACTGGCAGGCCAAGAGGAAGCGCCAGCTGGGCGTCCACCTCCTGTACCGGGCCATGCAGATCTTCCTGGCCGAGGGAGAGAGGCAGCTCCGACCGGCTGACATCAGACAGTGA